Proteins encoded by one window of Cannabis sativa cultivar Pink pepper isolate KNU-18-1 chromosome 4, ASM2916894v1, whole genome shotgun sequence:
- the LOC133036583 gene encoding uncharacterized protein LOC133036583, with amino-acid sequence MAGISGFASLGPKTKNFVVAGGLTSFVFGVYFYTMRAVGGTDESQVAIDKFEDQKNKKEAEPNLPSKA; translated from the coding sequence ATGGCTGGAATTTCAGGATTCGCGAGCCTTGGACCTAAGACCAAGAACTTTGTAGTTGCCGGTGGATTGACATCATTCGTCTTTGGGGTATATTTCTACACAATGAGGGCTGTGGGAGGTACAGATGAGTCGCAAGtggccatagataagtttgaggATCAGAAGAACAAGAAAGAGGCTGAACCAAATTTGCCATCTAAAGCTTAA